In Halomicrobium zhouii, the sequence CGCCGTCTACGACGCCATCGAGAAGCTGGAGTCGGCGGGCATCGTCGAGGAGACGACCGGCAAGCAGCGCAACAAGGTTTACGAGGCGCCCGAGATACTGGCCGTCGTGCAGGGGTGAACACGGCGGGCGTCACAGTCCGGATGCGCTAGGGAAGCACCGACTGGGCTTCGAGCGTGACCGTCACGTCGGGAGCGAAGTCGGTCCAGTCACCGCCCTCCGGGTCCGTTCCCGGTGGGGCGTATCGCAGGATGTGCTCCTCGAATTTGGCCCGGAGCCGATACGTTCCGGGCTGGATCAGGCCGTCGCCGTGGAGGACGTACCGTTCGGTGACCGACTCGTCGGCAGGGATCGGACGGACGAGCGGTTCCTGGGAGACGCTCATCCCGCTGGGCTTTACCTCGATGCGGTCGGTCTCGCCGTACCGGTCCGAGAGGAGGCGCGTATCGACGGGCCCGTGTTCCGTCTCCGTTTCGACGGCCAGGACCCCGAGCGGCCAGACGCCGGTGTTGCGCACGGCGACGGCGTCGTCCCCTCCGTTCCGTAGCGTAAACGACAGGGCACCGGGGCTATCGACGGTGATGGACGGGCTCTCGACGGCGACGTCCAGCGAGAGCGGGTGGTCCGCAGGCGACGCGCCCGAGGCGCCGGTCACCTGGTACTCCGTCTCACCACCGATACAGCCGGCGAGCCCCGCGAGTGCTCCGGCGGCGCCGGCGAGGTAGGCGCGACGTCGCATCGGCGTCCGGTCGTCCATCACTGCACACCTCCTTCGGGAGCGTCCCCGGCGATGGAAGCAGACTCGTCCCGTGGCGCAGCCGAACGGACGCCGTCCTCGGTCAGTTCGACGAACACGTCCTCGACCGCCGCGTCCGCGTCGAGGTCGAGCCGCTCGCGGAACCCGGCGAGCGTCCCCTCGTCGACGAGCGTTCCGTGGTGGAGGATGCCGAGCCGGTCGCAGACGAGTTCGACCTGGCCGAGGACGTGGCTGGAGAAGAAGACGGTCGCGCCGCGGTCGGTCTCCTCGGCGACGACGTCGCGGACGAGGGCGACGCCGTGGGGGTCCAGCCCGGTGAACGGCTCGTCGAGTATCAGCAGGTCGGGGTCGCCGACCAGGGCCATCGCGAGTGCGAGCCGCTGTTCCATCCCCTGCGAGAACTCCCCGGCCGGCCGGTCGACGGCGTCGCTCAGGCCGACGCGCGTCAGCAGCGCCTCGGGGTCGTCGTCGCTCCGCTTGGTATCGATCACCAGGCGGAGGTGGCGCCGCGCCGAGAGGTCGTCGTACGTGTCGTAGCGGTCCGGGAGGATGCCGACGCGGTCGTGGAGCGCGACCACGTCGTCCCAGGGGTCCAGCCCGAGGACGGTCGCGCTCCCGTCGGTCGGCCGGACGTAGTTCAGCAGCAGGTTGATCGTCGTCGACTTGCCCGCACCGTTGGGTCCGAGGAACCCGTACACTTCGCCAGACTCGACGGTGAGGTCGAGGCCGTCGAGGGCGACTGTCGACCCGTATCGTTTGGTCAGTCCGTCGGTCTCGATGGCCGGCGTCGTCACGCCAGGTCACCCCGTTCGAAGCGGTACCGGGCGAGCCAGAGGGGGACCACCAGCCACGCCAGCAGGACGACGACACCACCGACCTCGTGGAGGGAGAGCGGGACCGACGCCCCGGTGAACGCAGTCTCGACCACGTAGCCGTTGACGCTGTGTCCGGTCGCGACCTTGGTCGCGACGGTAGTGAACAGCTCACCCCCGTTCCCTGCCCCCAGAATCCAGTTCGTCAGCGTCAGGTAGGCCCGGTCCGGCGAGAGCCGGAGGAGGCCGAACAGCAGGGCGTCCGCGGGCGGGTCGTAGGGATTGACGGCGCGCCCGGTCAGGGACGAGTACGCTGCGACGGCGAGTTGCGACCACAGCAGGACGAACGCCAGGAAGTAGCCGACGACGACGCCGCTGGCGCGGACGGAGCTCGTCGTCACTGCCGAGACGGCCGTCGCGATGGCCACGAGGACGGCGAGGTAGAGGAACGTCGCCAGCAGGACGCCGAGGAACGCGAGCGGCGAGAACAGCCCGTAGCGGAACGCGCCCACGCCGCCCAGCAGGACCGCCGGGACGGTCACCGGGAGGACGAAGCCGGCGGTCCGGCCGACGGTCTTGGCGACGAGGACGTCGGTCCTGGTCAGGGGCAACCCGAGGGCGAACTTCAGGCTGCCCGACGTTCGCTCGCCGACGACCGACCCGTAGCTCAGGACGAGCACGCCCAGCGGGACGAGCGTCGTGACGCCGACCTGGACGAACCCGACGCTCATCGACGGGCCGAGGTGCTCCCAGCCCAGGTACGTCGGTCGCCAGCCGAAGACGAACACGAAGACGGCGAGGAGCCAGGTGCCTTTCGAGGTGAGGACGGTGCGCGCCTCCTTGCGCGCGAGCGGAACCCACCGGGGGAGGGACGAAAGCGGGAGGGCGGCGAGCGGGCGGGACATGGACGGCCGTGCGGAGGTAATGAAAATAGATTTACCGATCGGGATTGCGCACGAAACCCTCCGTCTGGTGCACGACGTTCGTGGCGGACGTCGCTGCGACGAGACCGGCGTCCCGAGTGCCCTGTTCGGGCGACACCGCGACCGAACGGGTTTCCAAGAGATTATGTACACTGACTCGATAGTCAGTCTCCATGGCCGCCGACGAGGAGACGCCGTTCGACCGGTACCGCCAGCGCATCGATAGACCGCTGGTCCGGCTCTTCAGAGAGTACGGGCTCGAACGAAAGCGCTGGTTGATCGTCGGCCTGTTCGCCAACCTCGTCGCCCAGGCCGCGTCGCTGCTCCCGCCGGTGGTGCTCGGCGCGGCCATCGACGCCGTGTTCGGCGAGAGCGACACGGCCTACCAGCTCCCGCTCGTCCCGACGTCGTTGCTCCCCCAGCAGCAGGTCGAGCAGTTCTGGTTCTCAGTGATCCTCATCGCCGGCGCCTTCCTGACGACGGCGGTGTTCACCTGGATATACGGCGTCGTCGCCAACTTCTTCGCCCACGGCGTGATGCACAACGTCCGCTCGGACAGCTTCGAGAAGATGATCCGGCTGGACGCCGCCTTCTTCGACGACAAGCAGACCGGCGAGGTGATGTCCATCCTCTCGAACGACGCCTCGAACCTCGAACTGTTCCTCGACGACGCGCTGATGAACGGCGTCCGACTGGTCGTGATGGTGTTCGGTATCGCCGCTATCCTCTTCCTGCTGAATCCCCAGCTCGCCGTGGTCACGCTCCTCGGGCTCCCGCTGATGGTCGCCTTTACCTGGTGGTTCATGCGCGTCATCGAGCCCCGGTACGAGGACCGCCAGTCCGCCGTCGCGACGTTCAACACCCGCATCGAGAACGGGATCAGCGGCGTCGAACTCGCCAAGGCCACCTCCAGCGAGGAGTACGAGTCCGGCCGCGTCCGGGACGCCTCGCGGGGCGTCTTCGAGTCCATCATGGAGGTGCTGAAACTCGCGTACTTCTACCGGCCCGGGATGGAACTGCTCGCCGGCCTCTCCTTCGCCATCACCTTCGTCGTCGGGGGCTACTGGCTGCTCGCCGACGGATTTGGCCCCTTCACGAGCGAACTCAGCGTCGGGGTCTTCATCACGTTCGTGTTCATGACCCAGCGGTTCGTCTCGCCCCTGGCCGAAGTCTCCAGCATCGTCGACCAGGTCCAGAACGCCCGCGTCTCGGCCTCGCGCGTCTTCGGCCTGTACGATATTCCAGTCCGTATCGAGGATTCTGAGGACGCCGTTCCCCTCGAAAGTCCGGCGGGCCACGTCGAGTACGAGGACGTCTCCTTCGCCTACCCGGACTTCCTGGCCCGCGCCGAGGGCGAGGACGACCGGACGGCGGCGGCGACCGGGACGGCCCAGGCTGACGGTGGGGCCGTCCTCGAATCGACCGGCGACGAGGCGGAGTACGTCATCGAGGACGTCTCCGTCGAGGCCCAGCCCGGCGAGACGGTCGCCTTCGTCGGCTCGACCGGTGCCGGCAAGTCGACGCTGTGTCGCCTGCTGCTGCGACTGTACGACCTCAACGAGGGCGCGGTGCGCGTCGACGGAACGGACGTCCGGGAGATCGAACTGGCGAGTCTGCGGACCCACGTCGGCTACGTCTCCCAGGACGCCTTCCTCTTCGACGGCACCATCGGCGACAACATCCGCTACGGCCGCTTCGAGGCGAGCATGGACGACGTGCGCGACGCCGCCCGTGCCGCGGAGGCCCACGAGTTCATCTCCGAACTCCCCGAGGGCTACGACACCCGCGTCGGCGAGCGTGGCGTGAAACTCTCTGGCGGGCAGCGCCAGCGCATCGCCATCGCCCGCGTCGTCCTGCAGGACCCCGCGATTCTGGTGCTGGACGAGGCGACGAGCGACGTCGACACCGACACCGAACAGCGCATCCAGTCGTCGCTCGACGCACTCACCGAGGACCGGACCACGTTCGTCGTCGCCCACCGCCTCTCGACGGTGGTCGGGGCCGACCAGATCGTCGTCCTCGAGGACGGCCAGGTCGTCGAGCGCGGCGCCCACGAGGAACTCGTCGACAGCGGTGGCCGCTACGCCGAACTCTGGGGCGCTCAGACCGGCGGACACTGACCGTGGCCGCTCCCGCAGACGTCGCCCGGCCGCCCGCTCAACCGGCCAGCGCCGGGGACCGCTCTTTCACCGTCGCGTAGCCCGCGCCGAGGACGGCGCCGTAGACGACGTGGCCGGCGGCGAAGACGCCCGCCGGAACGAGGCCGCCGAACGAGGGGCCGGAGACGAGGGCGAGCTGTTCCGCCGCCGCGTTCGCGACCCACGGTAACTCGAAGATGAACGGGAGGATCGAGATGGAGACGGCGGCGATGGTTATTCCGTAGGTTATCCCGAGGAGGGTGTACTCCCGGACGCCGAACTCCGCGATGAAGCCCTGGACCGCGGGGTAGGCCACGATGACGGCGAACAGCGCCCCGTAGACGGCGGCGATGGCCAGGTGGACGACCCAGCCGACGGCGACCGACGAGACGCCTGCGATGGTAGCCAGCACCGGCAGCAGGTCCGTGCCGAACTGGAGCAGGAACCCCATCGGCAGGCCGGCGGCGAACCCACTGACGAGACCGGCACCG encodes:
- a CDS encoding ABC transporter ATP-binding protein, whose protein sequence is MTTPAIETDGLTKRYGSTVALDGLDLTVESGEVYGFLGPNGAGKSTTINLLLNYVRPTDGSATVLGLDPWDDVVALHDRVGILPDRYDTYDDLSARRHLRLVIDTKRSDDDPEALLTRVGLSDAVDRPAGEFSQGMEQRLALAMALVGDPDLLILDEPFTGLDPHGVALVRDVVAEETDRGATVFFSSHVLGQVELVCDRLGILHHGTLVDEGTLAGFRERLDLDADAAVEDVFVELTEDGVRSAAPRDESASIAGDAPEGGVQ
- a CDS encoding ABC transporter permease; this encodes MSRPLAALPLSSLPRWVPLARKEARTVLTSKGTWLLAVFVFVFGWRPTYLGWEHLGPSMSVGFVQVGVTTLVPLGVLVLSYGSVVGERTSGSLKFALGLPLTRTDVLVAKTVGRTAGFVLPVTVPAVLLGGVGAFRYGLFSPLAFLGVLLATFLYLAVLVAIATAVSAVTTSSVRASGVVVGYFLAFVLLWSQLAVAAYSSLTGRAVNPYDPPADALLFGLLRLSPDRAYLTLTNWILGAGNGGELFTTVATKVATGHSVNGYVVETAFTGASVPLSLHEVGGVVVLLAWLVVPLWLARYRFERGDLA
- a CDS encoding ABC transporter ATP-binding protein; translated protein: MAADEETPFDRYRQRIDRPLVRLFREYGLERKRWLIVGLFANLVAQAASLLPPVVLGAAIDAVFGESDTAYQLPLVPTSLLPQQQVEQFWFSVILIAGAFLTTAVFTWIYGVVANFFAHGVMHNVRSDSFEKMIRLDAAFFDDKQTGEVMSILSNDASNLELFLDDALMNGVRLVVMVFGIAAILFLLNPQLAVVTLLGLPLMVAFTWWFMRVIEPRYEDRQSAVATFNTRIENGISGVELAKATSSEEYESGRVRDASRGVFESIMEVLKLAYFYRPGMELLAGLSFAITFVVGGYWLLADGFGPFTSELSVGVFITFVFMTQRFVSPLAEVSSIVDQVQNARVSASRVFGLYDIPVRIEDSEDAVPLESPAGHVEYEDVSFAYPDFLARAEGEDDRTAAATGTAQADGGAVLESTGDEAEYVIEDVSVEAQPGETVAFVGSTGAGKSTLCRLLLRLYDLNEGAVRVDGTDVREIELASLRTHVGYVSQDAFLFDGTIGDNIRYGRFEASMDDVRDAARAAEAHEFISELPEGYDTRVGERGVKLSGGQRQRIAIARVVLQDPAILVLDEATSDVDTDTEQRIQSSLDALTEDRTTFVVAHRLSTVVGADQIVVLEDGQVVERGAHEELVDSGGRYAELWGAQTGGH